The proteins below come from a single Bacteroidia bacterium genomic window:
- a CDS encoding type II toxin-antitoxin system death-on-curing family toxin — protein sequence MNKFLYFDTEHAISVHDDIILKSGGNPGALNIGLLDSVIEHIQNDIYYPTIEDKITHLFYSVNKNHAFNDGNKRSSIALSAYFMEINGYGFEVTRFLTEMENIAVDVADNRIDKDLLFEIICSILYEDDFSDELKWKLIDAKT from the coding sequence TATCTGTTCATGACGATATAATATTAAAATCTGGTGGTAACCCTGGTGCATTAAATATCGGATTATTAGATAGTGTAATAGAACACATTCAAAATGATATATACTATCCGACAATTGAAGATAAAATTACCCATCTTTTTTACTCAGTAAATAAAAATCACGCTTTCAATGACGGTAATAAAAGATCTTCAATTGCGTTATCAGCATATTTCATGGAAATAAATGGCTATGGATTTGAAGTAACTAGATTTTTAACTGAAATGGAAAATATCGCAGTCGATGTTGCTGATAATAGAATTGATAAAGATTTACTATTCGAAATAATATGTTCTATATTATACGAAGACGATTTTAGTGATGAATTAAAATGGAAGCTTATTGACGCAAAAACCTAA